Part of the Leifsonia soli genome is shown below.
GCGAGGTCAGCCCCCTCGAACGCGCCGCCCTCGGCAGCACCATCGGCATGACGCCGGCCGCCTCCTCCTTCACGTCCGCTCCGCGCACCGCCGTCGCCGACGCCCCCGCCACCTATCGCGTGCAGTCGGGCGACACGGTCTCGGGGATCGCCGCGCGATTCGGGCTCTCCACCGCCGCTGTGCTCGCCATGAACGGCCTGAGCTGGAAGAGCCTGATCTTCCCCGGCCAGGTCCTCGCCCTGGCGCAGGCGGGAGCGGTCGCGGCCCCCGCTCCGGCGGCCCCGGCCCCCGCGGCACCGGCCGCCCCCGCGACCACGGTGTACTCGGTCGTGCGCGGCGACACCATCAGCGGCATCGCCGGCCGATTCGGCGTCACCACGCGCGCGGTGCTCGCCGCCAACGGCCTGAGCAGCTCCAGCCTGATCTTCCCCGGGCAGCAGATCCACATCCCCGGAATGACCGCAGCGGCGCTCGACACGCCCACGGCCGCGCCGGTCGCGGCTCCCGCACCGGTCGCCGCTCCCGCACCGCTGCCCACCGCGTCCGCCGGGCAGGTCGTCGCTCTCACCGACGAGATGCGCGCGAACGCGCAGCTCATCATCGCCGTCGGCCGCCGGCAGGGCGTTCCGGACCAGGGCATCGTCGTCGCTCTCGCGGCGGCGGCGCAGGAATCCGGCCTCCGCAATGTCCGCTACGGCGACCGCGACTCCCTCGGGCTGTTCCAGCAGCGGCCGAGCACCGGGTGGGGCACGCCGGAGCAGGTGCTCGACCCGACCAGGGCGACCCTCGCCTTCTACGGCGGGGCGGGCAATCCCAACGCGGGTCGCACCCGCGGCCTCCTCGACATCCCCGGGTGGATGGGCATGAGCGTCACCCAGGCTGCGCAGGCCGTGCAGATCTCGGCGTTCCCCGACGCCTACGCCAAGTGGGAGACGTCCGCGCGCACCTGGCTGGCCCAGCTCGGCTGAGCCGGAATGTCACAGCCCGATCACAGCCACGGCGTCCACCGGTGTTTTGCAGGGTTCGATCACGGCTCGTTCCCTAGACTCGATCCGTGACCACGAGCCAGACCGACCCGATGATCGGACGTCTCATCGACGGCCGGTATCAGGTGCGCTCGCGGATCGCCCGTGGCGGCATGGCGACGGTCTATCTCGCGACCGATCTGCGCCTGGAGCGCCGGGTCGCCATCAAGATCATGCACGGCCACCTCGCCGACGACTCCACGTTCAAGAGCCGCTTCGTGCAGGAGGCGCGCTCCGCCGCGCGGCTGGCGCATCCCAATGTCGTCAACGTCTTCGACCAGGGCCAGGACTCCGACATGGCCTACCTGGTCATGGAGTACCTGCCCGGCATCACCCTGCGCGATTTGCTGAAGGACTACGGCAAGCTCACCCCCGAGCAGACGATCGACATCATGGAGGCGGTGCTCTCCGGGCTGGCGGCCGCGCACAAGGCGGGCATCGTCCACCGCGACCTCAAGCCGGAGAACGTCCTGCTGGCCGACGACGGCCGCATCAAGATCGGCGACTTCGGGCTCGCCCGGGCGGCCAGCGCCAACACCGCCACCGGCCAGGCGCTGCTCGGGACGATCGCCTACCTCTCCCCCGAGCTGGTCACCCGCGGCGTCGCCGACGCCCGCAGCGACATCTACGCGCTCGGCATCATGATGTACGAGATGCTCACCGGCCAGCAGCCCTTCCAGGGCGAGCAGCCGATGCAGATCGCCTACCAGCACGCCAACGACGCCGTCCCGGCGCCGAGCAGCAAGAACCCGGCCGTTCCCGCCGAACTCGACGAGCTCGTCCTCTGGGCGACCGAGAAGGATCCGGACCGCCGGCCGCGCGACGCGCGCGAGATGCTCGACCGGCTGCTGGAGGCCGAGAAGGCGCTCCGGGGCGAAGCCGTCCTGCAGCCGACAATGGTCCTGCCTCCCGCGTACGAGATCGACGAGGGCGACACCCAGATCATCAACCCGGCGATCCGCCAGCAGGTGGCGTCGAACACCCCCGCCGCGGCGACCACGCTGACGGCGGCCGCCGCCAAGCGGCGCTCGAAGGGCTGGTGGCTGTTCGCCCTCGTGCTCGTGCTCACGGGCGTCGCGGCCGGAACGGGATGGTACTTCGGCGCGGGTCCCGGCTCACTGGTCGCGGTCCCGAATGTCGTGAACACGGCGCCGGACGCCGCGGCCTCGCAGCTGCAGAAGCTCGGCTTCAAGACCGCTCAGACTCCGGAGTACAGCACGACCGTCGCAGCGGGGAAGGTGTCGAGCACCGACCCGCACGCCGGTGTCCCGGCCGGACGCGGAAGCACGGTGACGCTCCGGGTGTCGCAGGGGCCCAAGCCGGTGACCATCCCACCGCTCGCCGGCACGACGCTCGACACGGCGAAGAGCGCGATCACCGGCGTCGGGGCCAAGGTCGGAACGGTCGCCGAGCAGTTCGACGCGAAGGTTCCGGCGAACACCGTGATCTCGGCCACCCGTGCCGACACCGGAGCGGACATCTCCGGCGGCGGCGACTACTTCGAGGCCGCGGCGGTGAATCTCGTCGTGTCGGTCGGCCCCATCCCGGATGTCGCAGGCAAGTCGGTGGAGGACGCCTCCGCGATCCTCGGCAAGGTCAAGCTCCTCACCTCCGCGGGCCCGCAGAGTTACAGCGACACGGTCAAGGAGGGCGACGTCATCTCCGCCCAGCCGCAGCACGAGCCCGTCCGGCCCGGCGACACGCTCCTCCTGGAGACGTCGAAGGGCCCGGAGCCCGTCACCATCCCGGACGTGGTGGGGAAGAACTGGAGCGACGCCAAAAAGGCGCTCACCGACGCCGGATTCACTCTCAAGTACAGCGCGATCGCCGACGTCGCACCGAGTGCGTTCGTCGTCTCGAAGGTGTCGCCGGCGGCCAACACCCAGGCACCCAAGGGTTCGACCATCACGGTCAACTTCGCCGGGTTCTGACCGGCCGCCGCGTTCAGCGCGCCTCCGCTTCCTTCCGCCGCTTGATCGGCGCCGTCGTTTCCCGCGTAGACCGTTCGCCTTGCTCAAATATTAGTTGTTAACACTCTGCTTTTCCATATCTCGTACCAAGGGATGAGTCCTATCATCCACGGAGGCGACGACAGCCACTGCGTCGCTCCGCTGGAATCGACGGAAGCGGGTCGGCCGCCCGGCCGCCCCGCCTCCGAGACAAAGGAATCGACAGACATGACCCACCCCCGCCGCATTCGCCGCGTCGGCTTCGCCGCCTCGCTCGCCGTCCTCGCCGTCACATCTGCAGCGCTGACCGGCTGCGCCGGCGACGCAACCTCGTCCTCGCTCGACGCGAAGGACAGCCCGTTGTACAAGATCCTCGGGCCGCTGGGCGGGCTGGACGACAAGGAGGCGCTCCGAAAGCAGGAGCGCGCGGTCCAGAAGGCCGCCGCCCAGTGCATGACGGACGAGGGGTTCGAGTACAAGCCGTCCGACAGCGCGGCGTCCACCATCACCGTCGGCGGCCCGGACAGTGAGAAGAGCGAGGACTGGGTCTCCAAGAACGGCTACGGCTTCTCCCGCGGACTCAATTCCGAGAAGGACGACCCCAACCAGGACTACGTGGATTCGCTGTCCGACACCCAGCAGACCGCCTACTACGAAGCGCTCTACGGCCCGGCGACGGAGGCCGGGGCCGACGACGCCGACGCCGACGGCGGCACCGAGGCCGAAGGCGGCACGACCGCCACGGGGTGCCTGAACGAGGCGTACCGCTCGGTGACGAAGACCTCCTTCTGGGAGGACGAGAAGTACAAGAAACTTCTCGACTCCGCCTCCGCTCTCTTCGAGAAGGTCGAGAAGTCGCCCGCCGTCAAGAAGGCCGCGGCGAACTGGTCGGACTGCATGGCCGACGCCGGGTACTCCGAGATGGACACGAAGGCGGATGCCATGAATCACGTGTCGGAGAAGATGAGTGCCCTCTACGACGCCCCGGGTGACGCGACCGGGGACGGTCAGCCGTCCGAGCCGTCGGCCGCCGACATCAAGGAGTTCCGCGACCTGGAGATCAAGGTCGCCCTGGCCGACTTCCGCTGCGACGCGAAGACGGGCTACGAGAACGCGAAGCTCGCCGTGCAGTTCGAACTCGAGGAGAAGTTCGTGCGGGAGCACAAAGCCGAGCTGGACGAGCTGGTCGACGCCTACGGCGACAAGAAATGATGATGCGGATCCGTCGACGCGCCGACCGCCGGCCGGTGGATGAGGTCGGGATCGACGACCTCATCCCGGGCGACGACTCCGCTGCCGCCCCGGCCGGGACAGACGGCCAGAGCACACCGGCAGCATCCGGCTGGTCGCGCGTGCTGCGAGGCAATCGGCTGTTGTGGCTCGTGGCCGGCGCCTCCGTCGTCTGCCTCGCAGCCGGGTACGCCGGCGGCGCCCTGCTCTCGTCGGCCGACGCCGCCGAGACACCGGGGAAGGGCGGTCCGATCACCGTCCCCGTCGAGTCGAGGGTGCTCTCCAACACGGTGAAACTGCGCGGAGACGCCGCGTTCGACGATGCCGTCGAGGTGAAAGTCGCCGCCGGCGACCTGGAGGGGCCCGCCGTCGTGACGGGAACGGTCCCCGAGGTCGGCGCGACGCTCGACGCGCTCAGCGTGGCGCTGGAGGTCGCGGGGCGCCCGGTGATCGTCCTCCCCGGGGCGCTTCCCGCCTACCGCACGCTGCGTGCCGGACAGAAGGGGCCGGATGTCGCCCAACTGAAGGAGGCGCTCCGTGCCGTGGGGATCGACCCGGGCGCGTCCGATGTCTACGACGCCGCGACGGCGAACGCCGTCGTCGCCCTGTACCAGCGGGTCGGCTACGCCCCGCCGGCCGTCAAGGCGGAGGCGAAGTCCGCCGTCGAGGGCGCGCAGGAAGCGGTCGCCGGCGCCGAGAAAGCGCTCGCGAGCGCACAGCGCGAACTCGCCGCGGCGAGCAAGGGAGCCGACGCCGCGAGGCGCGTGGAGCTCGAGAACGCCGTGAGGGATGCCGAACGCGAGCTGGCCACGGCCCGCTCGGGCGGCGACGGCTCGGCGATCGCCCGCGCCGAGGACGCGCTCCGACTCGCGCAGACGCAACTCTCGGTCGGCCTCTCCGCGCCGGACACCAGCGCCGAGTCCGGGGCCGTTGGCGACGCTCGAAAAGCCCTCGCCGCGGCGCAGGAGGACCTCGCGAAGGCGAACGAGGAGGCCCTGACCCCGCTGCCGGCCAACGAAGTCCAATTCCTGCCGACGCTCCCGCGCCGGGTCGACGAGGTGCGCACCGCCCGCGGGAAGATCCTCGAAGGCGCCGCCATGACCGTATCGGGAGCGACCCTGGCGATCACGGCTCGCGCCACCGCCGCCGACGCCGAGCTGCTGAAGAGCGGGCTGGCCGCGTCCATCGAACTCCCCGACGGCTCCGAGCTGGCGGCCACCGTCACGAACGTGAAGCCGCGGAAGGCCGACGAGGGCGAGGAGAAGAAGTCCGGCCGGTCGTGGGACGTCGCACTCGCGCTCATCTCGCCCACCCCGAAGCAGGTCGAGCAGCTGCGCGGGCAGAACGTGCGCGTCATCATCCCGGTGAAGGCGACGGCGGGGAAGGTCCTGGTCGTGCCGGCCGCCGCCCTCACAGCGGGGCCGGGAGGCGAGAGCCGGGTCGAGGTGGCGAAAGGCGACGCCACCCGCGTGGTCACGGTGAAGACCGGCCTCGCGGCCGACGGCCTCGTCGAGATCAGCGGGAAGATCGCCGCAGGCGACCGGGTGGTGGTCGGCCGGTGAACGACGTGCTCCTCGGCCTCGACGCCGTCACCAAGATCTTCCCGGGGCCGCCTGCCGTCGAAGTGCTGCACCCGACCGATCTGGCGGTGGAGCAGGGAGGCTACGCGTCCATCGTCGGGCCGAGTGGGTCGGGCAAGTCGACCCTGCTCAACCTGCTGGGGCTGCTCGACCGTCCGACGACCGGCGAGTACCGGTTCAACGGGGTCCCGACGACCGGGCTCGCCGACGAGGAGCGTGCCCGGTTGCGCGCACGCAGCATCGGCTTCGTCTTCCAGTCGTTCCATCTGATCCCCGAACGGACGGTGCTGGAGAACGTCCTGCTCTCGACGCTGTACAGCGGCGTGGCGCGGGCCGAGCGCGTCGACCTGGCCAGGACTGCGATCGAGCGCGTCGGGCTCGGCCACCGCGTCGACCACACACCGCTGACCCTCTCGGGCGGCGAGCGACAGCGGGTCGCCGTCGCCCGCGCGACGATGACGTCCCCCAAGCTCCTGCTCGCCGATGAGCCCACCGGCAACCTCGACCAGAACACCTCGGGGCAGGTGATGGACCTCTTCGAGGAGCTGAACGCCGACGGGATGGCCGTCGTCATCATCACGCACGACGCAGCGGTCGCGAAGCGCGCGCGCCGCGTCATCCGCATCGTCGACGGCACGGTGGAGGACGGCACGGTGGAGGACGGCACGGTGGAGGAGCGATGAAGCCGCCCGCCCTCATCCGCCGCCTCTTCGCGAGGCCCCGGCGGCCCGCCGACCCGGACCGCTTCACGGCCCAGGATCTCGCGGCGGAGGCAGTCAGGAGCCTCGGCGGACGCCCGGGGCGCCTTCTGCTCACCACGGTCGGCACCGTCCTCGGCATCGGCTCGCTCGTGGTCACCTACGGGCTCGCCCAGACGACCAACGCCGAACTCGCCCGGCAGCTCGACCCGACGCAGGCGACCCACTTCCTCGTCGAGCCGGAGAAGACCCGCGACAGTTCGGGCGCATCCCGACCGGTCACCGCCTTCCCGTCCGATGCCGACCGCCGGGCGGCAGGCCTCCACGGCGTCGAGGCCGCCGGCCTCATCGCCGAGGTGCCCACTGCCGACGCCGCCATCACCACCGTCCCGGTGAACGACCCGTCCGCGGCGCAGACCCTCCCGCCCATCGTGTTCTCCGCGAGTCCCGGCCTCCTGGATGCGGTCGGCGCGCACATCGCGACCGGCCGCACCTTCGACACCGGGCACCGCGGCCGCGCCGACCGCGTGGCCGTGCTCGGGAAGGACGCCGCGGCAGAGCTCGGCGTGTCACGCGTGGACGGTCAGCCCACCGTCTTCATCGGAACGCTCGCGTACACCGTCATCGGCATCCTCGACCGCACCGAGCAGCGCACGGATCTGCTGTCGGCGGTGCTCATCCCGGACTCCACCGCACGTCACGACTTCGAGGCGCCCGTTGGAGACGAACTGCACCTCCGGGTGAAGCGCGGGCTCGGCCCGCTGATCGAGCACCAGGTCCCGATCGCGCTGTCGCCGAACGCGCCGGACAGCTTCCGGCCCCAGGTCGTCAGCGGCTCGGAACGTGCGGCGCAGGCCCGCTCCGACACCAATGTCGCCTTCCTCCTCCTCGGCATCATCTCGCTCCTGGCCGGTGCGCTCGGCATCGTCAACGTCACGATCCTCTCCGTGAAGGAACGCACGGGCGAGATCGGCCTGCGCCGCGCGCTCGGGGCGACCTCCCGCGACATCGGGTCGCAGTTCATGGTCGAGACGGGCATCATCGGCGTGATCGGCGGACTCGCCGGCACCGCCCTCGGCGTCGTCGCGGTGGTCGTCATTGCGGCGACCCAGCAGTGGGCGCCCGCGATGGACGGGTGGGTGGCGATTGCGGCCCCGGCTCTCGGCACCGCGATCGGCCTCGTGGCCGGGATGTATCCGGCCCGCCGCGCCGCGCGGATCGAACCGGCGACGGCGCTCCGCAGCGGCATCTGATGGATCGCGGAAGGAGGCGCCGTCCGCCGCGCGGCGGACGGCGCCTCCCCTCGCGTCAGGCGTCTCCCCGTGTCAGGCGCCTCAGCCGGCCGAGAGCTCCTCGGCCACCAGGAATGCCAGCTCGAGCGACTGCATGTGGTTGAGCCGCGGGTCGCAGAGGGACTCGTAGCGCGTCGCCAGCGTCGCCTCGTCGATGTGCTCGGAGCCGCCGAGGCACTCGGTCACGTCGTCGCCGGTGAGCTCCACGTGGATGCCGCCCGGGTTCGTGCCGACGGCGCGGTGCGCCTCGAAGAAGCCCTTGACCTCGTCCACGACGTCGTCGAACCGGCGCGTCTTGTAGCCGGTCGGCGTCGTCAGACCGTTGCCGTGCATCGGATCGGTGACCCACAGCGGCTTCGCGTCTGACCGCTTGATGGCCTCGAGCAGTGGAGGAAGCGCATCGCGGATCGTGCCGGCGCCCATGCGTGTGATGAACGTCAGACGGCCGGGCTCGCGCTCCGGGTCCAGCTTGTCGATCAGGCGCAGCATGTCGTCGCGGGAGGTGGACGGGCCCAGCTTCACGCCGATCGGGTTGCGCACCCGCGACAGGAAGTCGACGTGCGCTCCGTCGATGTCGCGCGTCCGCTCGCCGATCCAGACGAAGTGCGCCGACGTGTTGTACGGCGTGCCCGTCCGGGAGTCGATGCGCGTCATCGGGCGCTCGTAGTCCATGAGCAACGCCTCGTGGCTGGAGTAGAATTCCACGCGCTTCAACTCGTCGAAGTCGGCACCGGCCGCCTCCATGAACTTGATGGCGCGGTCGATCTCGCGGGCGAGACCCTCGTAGCGCTGATTCGCCGGGTTGGCGGCGAAGCCGCGGTTCCAGCTGTGCACCTGGCGCAGGTCGGCGAAACCACCCTGCGTGAACGCGCGGATGAGGTTCAGCGTGGAGGCGGCGGTGTGGTACCCCTTCACCAGGCGGCTGGGGTCGGCCTCGCGCGACTCCGGCGTGAAGTCGTAGCCGTTGACGATGTCGCCGCGGTAGGCGGGGAGGGTGACGCCGTTGCGCGTCTCCGTATCGCTGGAGCGCGGCTTGGCGAACTGCCCCGCCATGCGGCCCATCTTGATGACGGGCACCGAGGCGCCGTAGGTCAAGACGACGGCCATCTGCAGCACGGTCTTGACGCGGTTGCGGATCGCATCCGCTGTCGCCCCGGCGAAGGTCTCGGCGCAGTCGCCGCCCTGCAGGAGGAACGCCTCGCCCTCGGCGGCCCGGGCCAGCCGGGTCCGGAGCTGGTCGACCTCGCCGGCGAACACCAGCGGCGGGAGGGTGGCGATCTCAGCGGACGCGGCGGCCGCGGCCTCCGGGTCCGGCCAGGCCGGCTGCTGCTTGATCGGGAGCGTGCGCCAATACTCCAGGCCCTCGATCACGGACTCGTCAGGTCGCACGACGGGCTCTGTGGTCTGTAGCACTGGTCTTCCGCTCACTCAAGGGATGGATGGGATATCCGAGCCTATCGCGAAAGCCGTGGGGGCCGTCCTACTGTGACAGCGTCGCCCGCTTCTCCTTGACCGTGCTGGCGTACACGTCGACGTACTCCTGGTCGCCCAGGCGCTGCAGTTCGTACATGATCTCGTCGGTGACCGAGCGCAGGATGAAGCGGTCGCCTTCCATCCCGTCGAACCGCGAGAAGTCCAGGGGCTCCCCCACGATGATCCCGATGCGCCCGATCTTCGGCAAGCGCCGGCCGATCGGCATGATCCGGGCGGTGTCGACCATCGCGACGGGCACGACGGGGACGCCGGCCTCCAGGATCATCCGCGCGACGCCCGTCCGCCCACGGTAGAGCTTGCCGTCGGGACTGCGCGTGCCCTCCGGATAGATGCCGAGGATCTCGCCGCGGGCCAGCACGGCGAGCCCGGTGTTGAGCGACGCCTCCGAGGCCTTGCCGCCGGAGCGGTCGATGGGCAGCTGGCCGGTCGCGTTCATGAACGCCTTTGTCGCCCATCCCTTCAGTCCCCTGCGGGTGAAGTAGTCGCTCTTCGCGAGGAACGACACGTGCCGGTCGACCTCGAGCGGCAGGAAGATCGAGTCGATGAACGACAGATGATTGCTCGCCAGGATCACCGGCCCGTCGGCAGGGATGTTCTCGAGCCCGACCACCCACGGCCGGAAGATCCCGCGCAGCAGCGGCCCCGCGATCACGTACTTCATCAGCCAGTAGAACATCGAACCGAAGCCTATCCCCGCGGTGCGCCTAGAGCGAGGATGCGTGCAGTCGTGCCAGATCGGCCGCGCCCACCACGCCGGCGTCGTTCACCAGCTCCGCGATCGCGAACTCGGGCTCCGGATGGAAGCCGCGGGCGGGCAGGTTCTCCAGGTACGCCAGGCGGATGGGCTCCAGCAGCAGTTCGCCGGCCTGCGCGACACCGCCGCCGAAGACGAACAGCTGAGGGTCGAGGATGGCTCCGAGGCTCGCGCAGGCCTGCCCGAGCCAGTCGCCCAGCTGCCGAAGCGCTGCGAGGGCGCCCGGGTCGCCCTCGGTGATCAGTGCGCTGATGTCCGTTCCAGTCAGCGCGCCGGTCCTCGAGCGCACGTCCGCGAGGCCCTGGCCGATGCCGCCGGCGTCCGCCAGCTCGTTCGCCATGCGCTGCAGCGCGCGGCCCGATCCGTACTGCTCGATGCAGCCGTGCGCGCCGCAGCCGCAGGGCAGGCCGCCGGGGACGACCCGCATGTGCCCGATCTCGGCTCCGGCGCCGAACCCGCCGCGGAACAGCCGGTCGTTGCTGACGATCGCCCCGCCGACGCCTGTGCCGATGGTGAGGACCACCATGTCGGAGACGAGGCGGCCCGCGCCGTACCGGAACTCGGCCCAGCCGGCCGCGTTCGCGTCGTTCTCGATGATGACCGGGATGTCGAGGCGCTCCTCGAGCTTCTCCCGGAAGGGCTCGTGGCGCCAGTTGATGTTGGGCGCGTAGTACACGGTCGACTGCGCCGCGTCGATGAATCCCGCCGCAGCCACTCCGGCGCCGGCGATCTCCTCCGGCCCGTCGCTGAGGCGCTCGATCATCGCGACGACGGCGTTCTCGATCTCCTCCGGACGCGTCGCGTCGGTGGGGACGCGGTCCTCCCGGACGATCGTTCCGAGCTCGTCGACGAGGGCTCCTGCGATCTTGGTCCCTCCGATGTCGATGCCGATGGCGTGCACGTGGGGGCCTTCCTGGAGGGATGGTCAGAGGGAGGGGCGGTCGGGCCGGGTCTCGGGCGAGCCGCAGCGGGACCATCTAGAGTGTAATCAACCGAATCGCCCCCAGCCATTCGGCCGAACGCCCGCCCGCCGGTACCGAGGGAGCTACCGTGAAAGAGATCCTGACCCCCGCGATCGTCCCAGCAGACCCGGACGCCAACGCCACCGACCTGCTCGTGGACCGCGTGGCGCAGACGCCGGACCAGCCGCTGTTCAGCCTGCCCGACGGCGACGGATGGCGCGACATCACGACCGCAGAGTTCCACCGCCAGGTGATCGCTCTCGCGAAAGGCCTGGTGGCCGCAGGCATCCAGCCCGGCGACAAGATCGGGCTGATGTCGAAGACGCGGTACGAGTGGACGCTGATCGACTTCGCCGTCTGGTTCGCCGGGGCCGTGCTGGTGCCGATCTACGAGACGTCCTCCCCCACCCAGATCCAGTGGAACATGTCCGACTCCGGCGCCATCGCGGTGTTCCTCGAG
Proteins encoded:
- a CDS encoding LysM peptidoglycan-binding domain-containing protein; this translates as MALADTGRSRGILGTVPIAVASSLAVTLNLVTPAQAAPREDRATDRAGDTGEVSPLERAALGSTIGMTPAASSFTSAPRTAVADAPATYRVQSGDTVSGIAARFGLSTAAVLAMNGLSWKSLIFPGQVLALAQAGAVAAPAPAAPAPAAPAAPATTVYSVVRGDTISGIAGRFGVTTRAVLAANGLSSSSLIFPGQQIHIPGMTAAALDTPTAAPVAAPAPVAAPAPLPTASAGQVVALTDEMRANAQLIIAVGRRQGVPDQGIVVALAAAAQESGLRNVRYGDRDSLGLFQQRPSTGWGTPEQVLDPTRATLAFYGGAGNPNAGRTRGLLDIPGWMGMSVTQAAQAVQISAFPDAYAKWETSARTWLAQLG
- the pknB gene encoding Stk1 family PASTA domain-containing Ser/Thr kinase, with the protein product MTTSQTDPMIGRLIDGRYQVRSRIARGGMATVYLATDLRLERRVAIKIMHGHLADDSTFKSRFVQEARSAARLAHPNVVNVFDQGQDSDMAYLVMEYLPGITLRDLLKDYGKLTPEQTIDIMEAVLSGLAAAHKAGIVHRDLKPENVLLADDGRIKIGDFGLARAASANTATGQALLGTIAYLSPELVTRGVADARSDIYALGIMMYEMLTGQQPFQGEQPMQIAYQHANDAVPAPSSKNPAVPAELDELVLWATEKDPDRRPRDAREMLDRLLEAEKALRGEAVLQPTMVLPPAYEIDEGDTQIINPAIRQQVASNTPAAATTLTAAAAKRRSKGWWLFALVLVLTGVAAGTGWYFGAGPGSLVAVPNVVNTAPDAAASQLQKLGFKTAQTPEYSTTVAAGKVSSTDPHAGVPAGRGSTVTLRVSQGPKPVTIPPLAGTTLDTAKSAITGVGAKVGTVAEQFDAKVPANTVISATRADTGADISGGGDYFEAAAVNLVVSVGPIPDVAGKSVEDASAILGKVKLLTSAGPQSYSDTVKEGDVISAQPQHEPVRPGDTLLLETSKGPEPVTIPDVVGKNWSDAKKALTDAGFTLKYSAIADVAPSAFVVSKVSPAANTQAPKGSTITVNFAGF
- a CDS encoding ATP-binding cassette domain-containing protein, with the translated sequence MNDVLLGLDAVTKIFPGPPAVEVLHPTDLAVEQGGYASIVGPSGSGKSTLLNLLGLLDRPTTGEYRFNGVPTTGLADEERARLRARSIGFVFQSFHLIPERTVLENVLLSTLYSGVARAERVDLARTAIERVGLGHRVDHTPLTLSGGERQRVAVARATMTSPKLLLADEPTGNLDQNTSGQVMDLFEELNADGMAVVIITHDAAVAKRARRVIRIVDGTVEDGTVEDGTVEER
- a CDS encoding ABC transporter permease, translating into MKPPALIRRLFARPRRPADPDRFTAQDLAAEAVRSLGGRPGRLLLTTVGTVLGIGSLVVTYGLAQTTNAELARQLDPTQATHFLVEPEKTRDSSGASRPVTAFPSDADRRAAGLHGVEAAGLIAEVPTADAAITTVPVNDPSAAQTLPPIVFSASPGLLDAVGAHIATGRTFDTGHRGRADRVAVLGKDAAAELGVSRVDGQPTVFIGTLAYTVIGILDRTEQRTDLLSAVLIPDSTARHDFEAPVGDELHLRVKRGLGPLIEHQVPIALSPNAPDSFRPQVVSGSERAAQARSDTNVAFLLLGIISLLAGALGIVNVTILSVKERTGEIGLRRALGATSRDIGSQFMVETGIIGVIGGLAGTALGVVAVVVIAATQQWAPAMDGWVAIAAPALGTAIGLVAGMYPARRAARIEPATALRSGI
- a CDS encoding class II 3-deoxy-7-phosphoheptulonate synthase, encoding MIEGLEYWRTLPIKQQPAWPDPEAAAAASAEIATLPPLVFAGEVDQLRTRLARAAEGEAFLLQGGDCAETFAGATADAIRNRVKTVLQMAVVLTYGASVPVIKMGRMAGQFAKPRSSDTETRNGVTLPAYRGDIVNGYDFTPESREADPSRLVKGYHTAASTLNLIRAFTQGGFADLRQVHSWNRGFAANPANQRYEGLAREIDRAIKFMEAAGADFDELKRVEFYSSHEALLMDYERPMTRIDSRTGTPYNTSAHFVWIGERTRDIDGAHVDFLSRVRNPIGVKLGPSTSRDDMLRLIDKLDPEREPGRLTFITRMGAGTIRDALPPLLEAIKRSDAKPLWVTDPMHGNGLTTPTGYKTRRFDDVVDEVKGFFEAHRAVGTNPGGIHVELTGDDVTECLGGSEHIDEATLATRYESLCDPRLNHMQSLELAFLVAEELSAG
- a CDS encoding lysophospholipid acyltransferase family protein, with amino-acid sequence MFYWLMKYVIAGPLLRGIFRPWVVGLENIPADGPVILASNHLSFIDSIFLPLEVDRHVSFLAKSDYFTRRGLKGWATKAFMNATGQLPIDRSGGKASEASLNTGLAVLARGEILGIYPEGTRSPDGKLYRGRTGVARMILEAGVPVVPVAMVDTARIMPIGRRLPKIGRIGIIVGEPLDFSRFDGMEGDRFILRSVTDEIMYELQRLGDQEYVDVYASTVKEKRATLSQ
- a CDS encoding ROK family glucokinase, whose protein sequence is MHAIGIDIGGTKIAGALVDELGTIVREDRVPTDATRPEEIENAVVAMIERLSDGPEEIAGAGVAAAGFIDAAQSTVYYAPNINWRHEPFREKLEERLDIPVIIENDANAAGWAEFRYGAGRLVSDMVVLTIGTGVGGAIVSNDRLFRGGFGAGAEIGHMRVVPGGLPCGCGAHGCIEQYGSGRALQRMANELADAGGIGQGLADVRSRTGALTGTDISALITEGDPGALAALRQLGDWLGQACASLGAILDPQLFVFGGGVAQAGELLLEPIRLAYLENLPARGFHPEPEFAIAELVNDAGVVGAADLARLHASSL